ttGTTCTAATGTGAGAGCAATGCATATATCTGCTATCATGGCTTTTCATTTACCACAAAGGTGACTCCAGAAAGTCTGCAGGATagagaaaaaaaactttaaGAGATGaagagtttttaaaatttgtttacaaaGGTTTAGAAATTACCCTGTCTGCATTTTCACTGCAAGCCTCAGTTTAATAGTTCAGTATTACATTATGATAAAACTCCATATTCAGAGGGAGAGTAGCTCTGGAGAATTGACATTTTATGGAGTGTGTTTTCACTGAATTGTTTTCTAGGTAACATTCCTATTTGAAGATCATAATTCACTTGAATTTTGTGTGttgtatatttcatgtttttatgGTGCTTGTTTTAAAGTATAGACTATGTTATAACAACTTTCATAAAAATGTCAAGCTAAATAGTGTAGCTTCtagtctaggtcacctacacgtttgtcaatgcagtgttctacgAGACAAACATCTAGGAGCATTCTACGATAAACACTTACACTCCATAACGAGGCTTATCCGAATTCTGATAAAGCAGCTGATTGGCTGATGCATAACGATGACGGATGCAGTCGAACAGAAGATAAACAAAGTTTTATcagatttaaaaatcaaattctcGCTGAAACCTTTACAGAAAGAGTGTTTACTTAAATCAGCAAATAGGTCAGACGTGTTGGAAGTATTACCAACAGGCTATGGGAAATCGCTATTGTATACGATTCTACCGCAATTAATGTTTGAAGAAGACCTGCATAGTAATACTAGTTCTCGTGAAGTCAGCATAATTCTGGTCATATCGTCACTGATTTCTCTAATGAAGGACCAAGTTTCGAACTTGCAAAAACACGTTTGCTTTCTTTAGAACAAGCGACACATAAACTGACGTATGGAACAACAGCTGTGCTCTTTGTTTTCTTCGGTGTCGCCATTTCAGTTTTTCGATAGCGCCCCCCTCGCggtgtaatatttttaaatagaacgCTCCAAGGCATTTGAGTTGGAAGTCAAACGGCTTGCGTGACCTAGGCTATGTAGCTTCCAGATTTGTGTctacaaaatttttaaaaaaaaaatctctttttTACAAATTTTCCAGCATGACTTGACTCAAGTAATAATAGTATAATTAATACTCTCAACTTCCTTGTTAATGTTGCCCACTTTCAAACCTGGGAGACTTGTTCCTTGTATTCTTATCAGACAGGTCTAGTAAAAAGATTATTTCTATCTGACAATATAATTATCTCTATTTATCTTGATATTCAAACCTACTTAAAGTGGTtgtttttacctactttttacCTGCGTGTAAAAATTACGAGAAATTGTATGCCATTCAAACAGTTAGCAAAATACTGCaaaccaaattttatttgcGTGCGAGGAGATTTCCCGGCGCGAATCAGTCCTTAAATCAAGTTATTTAAaaatgaacaagatgtgtttgtgaaacaaaaatgcccccaataatggccaattccgaagatggccaaggtcacaaggacaaatattttggtaccagtagaaagatcttgtcacaagaaatgctcatgtacaatatgaaagctctaatatttaccatttagaagttataaccaatgtaatttaaaaaaaaaaaagtaagtcaaatgtcaaggtcaaaaggtttagtaccaacggaaaggtcttgtcactaggaatacttatgtgaaatatcaaagctctatcacttactgttcaaaagttataagcaaggtaaAATTTTcgaaaagtatgtcaaactccaacGTCACTGGGTCGAAAATGTTGgcacccatggaaaggtcttgtcataaggaatactcatgcgaaatatcaaagctctatcacgtactgtttaaaagttattagcaaggttaaagtttacaaaaagtaggtcaaactccaaggtcatagcatcaaaaatgttggtacccacggaaaggtcttgtcataaggaatactcatgtgaaatatcaaagctctatcacttactattcaaaagttataagcaaggttaaagtttcagacagaattacagtattacagaatgacagacaggacaaaaacaatatgcccccagatcttcgatctcaggggcataaaacgGCTTGATTACGAATATTTCTGGCAGCGAACTAGTTTCCCACAGGTGAATTCCTAAATAAAGCAGCTGCGAATAAAAGTAGGTTTACGGTACACTGAAAGGCCTAATCCACCCTCTAAAATTTCTGACAGTCcaataaaatatagaaaaatgtCAGTCATCATGTCCAATTATCTAAGAAATAAACTGAGatcaaacatttaaatattttgagcTCTATATGTATTTTAAGTAAACATTATATGTCTGATCTAATACTATCTCCAAAATATTGATTATGTTCTTTTAGTCAGAGTGGTAAGTCGAAAAAAGCCCATCTCGGACCAAATGGCATTACTACGCTACCAAAACTGCCTAGTTACACTACTTTCCCTCTTCATAATTGAATACagccagtgattttttaaggcccattttgggtctgaatttcggccctttcccctcctaaaaattgtcaattttttcccaatttagcttgcatttttccaaaaataaaattatgaaagaaaaatgtatttgaaaaatataaacattcgatgtgaatggcattatatacatatgacttaacaaagagttatgggaattatgatttggatagaatagtcgaaaattttagaaggttaaagaaaatgcgatgtgtaaaataaagataatataatgtttgatatgattttaaaacttatttatgataaaattgatttttgccaatttgactgaaatgttgacaattttccccatgcaattcgaaagccacaggacccttgtagaaaaatcactgacaGCCAATATGGCTTAACCTTTTCTTCCCTTTACAATAGCTCTTGATATTTGcatgctgaaattttataaaaagaTGTGCTACAATGAATTATGTTTACACATTTTTCAGATGTTGTCATATTCACATGCATCTTTGGTTGTCCAATACACATTAACACAGATGTGGAGGGGTCACCCACTGGCATGTCATATTGAATCGGAAAGAGAGCTTTACGTGCTGTCAGACCAACCTCAACTGTGATCAAAACAGGTAAAAATTTACATATTCTACATTAACTACATAATAATACATTTCTATTCGCcttttttgaccatgtgacattttttaattcaatatctaGTTATTAGTAACTATTTAGATTGAATTTAGCTGTACGTATATATAACCAACAAGGCACCATACAGATGAGACCAGGAAGATACTGTGCCAGGTCCTTGACTGACAGCCATTTGTTGCGGGAAGTCAACTGCATCATATCATTTTTACAGTCTAGAGTTTTAGTTTTTTATTCACTATTTTTAAAAGGACCCATTACATAATAGGATATATTAAAGGCAGTTTCACCATTAACAAATTGGAGTGATGTAATTTGGGAGTGAAGTATTTTGTGCAAGTCACTTGCTATTAAGTGCACAGTACAAAAACCTATAGATACGGAATCACCGATGTGAGAAAAACTAACCATGTGTCAGAGTACACGGACAGCTGATGGATATGAGAAAAATGGGTGTTTACAAAACAGATAAACCCGTTAAAAACCCCAACGAGAGAGCTTTTATTCTGCGGGGAAATGATGTATCTAGTAACACAAATAAATATTACCTGCATAATATGGTTGAACTAATGTAACCACTAACAAAAACCAACAGACTTTGCTAAAAAACACATCACTTTCCATTAcgattttgacattttttgtcaCGGCGTATATTGGAATAAGATAGTAAATCGTACTAAAACTATTTCCATTAAAATTCtcctaaattaaaaaaaacaccaaaacacTACATGGCTTGTGCAAAGTGACTCAGGCAAATGTTTTAATCCCTTTATATGTTTTAGtataaattaatataaaaagaaTCATCTAAGGCCTAGATGATAATGATGTAAAATTTGAATCGAATATTTCTTGTACGAACTCCTCAATTGAAGCTGTAGCCCGAACTTACTCAAAATATGAATCTGGTAATCTATAGAACGACGAGTGCGTAGTACTTGACTATTGTCTTGAGCGAATATCAAAATGAATTCCGGTGAAACAGTTACGAGACGTAAACAAATTCCTTTGTTTGAAAGTGGAAAAGTGCCTTATACACGCAGGGTGTATTATTCTGTGAAGGAAAAGGTTTCAAAAGAGACTGAAAAAGATTCTGATATCAAATTGCAAACTTTGATTAAAGGAAAGGATCAGAGAGACATAATTGAAGATGGAGATAAATCACAGCCTGATTGTGCTGTACAGTTTAGAGAGGATAAGAAAGGAAAAATTTCGAGAATTATAAAATACCCATAtcagcattatgacatcatttttGCCATGTTTTCAATTATACTTTTCTTCTATGATGTTGTATCAGACATTATTTTATCAGCGCACTACTATGCACTTGATAGATGGGTTGCATTTGGGTTTACGACTGGGTTCATCGTTGTACCAGCTCTCATTTCAAATGGTCAAAGTGCTCGATGGTATTTAGTTGATCATGAACAGGAACAGAAGAAACTTGCAAAGAAACCTAAAATGAAAGTCACACCAACATGGATTTGGGTCCTTAGAGTCATTTTTACCTTTCCATTAATGCTGGGCCCAGTTGTACGGTACTGCTttaatttgtatattgtgaattAAACTTAAATATATTTAAGCTTCTGGGACATGCATGTGCGTTGGTTTAAAAATAACTGCGTCATTAatcttgtatatatgtataaacaaAGCTAAGAGGCCTGTGAATGTGGCTTACATTGATGATCTtataatttgatatgaaaaagatTTGGTTACAAAATACTGATAAAGTCACACTTGCTTACTTTTTAACTTTTGATACTGCAGACACTCTGAATACATTTATCATGGCATCATGAGCAAGTCAGGCAGTAACAAGACAGAaaaggaaagaaagaaaaaatggcACCATTATAAACAAATGCTGTATGAGGACACAGATGCTGGCTTGGTTCGCATGTTTGAATGCTTTTTGGAGGCAGCACCCCAGCTTGTTCTTCAGCTTTTCATCTTGTTCAGAGAAATAAAAGACGATGGGTTGGATGGGATTAATGATCTTGTAGAGCATGGACACTTGAGTAAGAatctttttttgaaaattaattttttcagTAGCTATGTAGTGTGTAAATGTCACTTTCACTGTCTTTCAAATCATTCAATAATTTCTTGCTAATgtgcatggtttttttttagaaatgtatatttctttatatcaCTACCATTGACTCACTTTAGGCACATGTGCATGCAGGCTGTTACATATATGTCCTTCTTAGAAAATAATTCACGAAAAACTAATGCTTATACAACACACACAATGTACAATCTGTTCTTATaactgaaatgttttaatcCTTGAGTTAACTAATCGTAGTgtattttcttgtttttatgcccccaagatcgaagatcggggggtatattgtttttgtcctatttgtcattctgtaattttgtctgaaactttaacgttgctaataaattttgaacagtaagtgatagagctttgatattcacATGGgtactccttgtgacaagacctttccgtgggtaccaacattttttaccctgtgacctagaccttggagtttgacctactttttgaaaactttaaccttgctaataacttttgaacagtaagtgatgaATGAATGTCATGAATGTGCtgtagttgtgaacaatgcacatgaatcttgatagatataGCCATAACATTTTAATGGCTGGGAGTTctcacaaaaatgaaagtagaatgtaagtacatgtacaagaagtaaatttcatttttagctcacatgagctgaaagctcaagtgagctattctggtCACTCTTTGTCAGGCATCAGTCTGTAAACTTCTAACATGTTttactttttctccagaaccacagggctaatttcagccaaacttgctTCAAAGCATGCTTGTGTAAGTGCTTGGATAAATTAACTGCCATGCCCTTTTTGAAGTGGAGAtaggtatattttaaaaatatcatgaaatttatgatctgagggcggggccaaacttgttatatagtgttaatgtgtaaaacacttgaataacatcttctctACTGCTATTTACACTAAATGGATAGAggaggtagtcttttaccaaaattgtaaatttaatgatcccaggggtaggcattttggtatcaggatgggaccaaatggtcagttatcaaatgtgtgaacaatagacatttttaacttcttgataaccattattccaattcttttcaaattggtatgaaacatatttggaacaaggggaacataaattataaatttcaggactcctacacccctggggccttaggagtggggcaaaaactgcccaaaattgacaaatttcaaaaatcttctttagaactgcacacatataagaaaaactaaatgcatagtgatgtagagcaggaaagcctctaccaaattgtaaatttcatgatccctggggtaggggttctgaccccagggcagggccaagcttgttttatagtgtttatgtgtaaaacacttaaataacatcttctttagtgctatttatactaaattgaaactaaatggatagagcaggtagtcttttaccaaaattgtaaatttgatgatccccactAGTAAGGGTTCTGAtgccagggtagggccaaacttagtatatagtatttatgtgcaagtttgctgatcTGTATAAAtttaaatctaaatgcatacttaggaataacagaaaaggatgtacaaaaatggtgaatttcataaccagggttatgactttaggatgagtccaaattagtcatatcttttgatgttttaatgttaatacacctattattttaagcctttcatcagtgaagttttaacacatcttgttttatactgttgctgaacattagaatttaacttagatattcatatcaggaatttttttttctagatttcatagcccatggaagtagtgatactttttcactagtacttaggtgaccgataaggcctgtgggcctcttgttttatcttTATATTAACAAAACAATGCAATGGGTTAACATCAACCGTAACAGAGTATCTTTGAGTGAAGgagttttaagtttgttcaaatgaagggccatgtcctttTCCAAAGGAGAGATgattaagaaatagtgaaaattgggtggtgtttaaaaatctacaagGA
This genomic window from Ostrea edulis chromosome 4, xbOstEdul1.1, whole genome shotgun sequence contains:
- the LOC125668438 gene encoding XK-related protein 6-like, whose amino-acid sequence is MNSGETVTRRKQIPLFESGKVPYTRRVYYSVKEKVSKETEKDSDIKLQTLIKGKDQRDIIEDGDKSQPDCAVQFREDKKGKISRIIKYPYQHYDIIFAMFSIILFFYDVVSDIILSAHYYALDRWVAFGFTTGFIVVPALISNGQSARWYLVDHEQEQKKLAKKPKMKVTPTWIWVLRVIFTFPLMLGPVVRHSEYIYHGIMSKSGSNKTEKERKKKWHHYKQMLYEDTDAGLVRMFECFLEAAPQLVLQLFILFREIKDDGLDGINDLVEHGHLKIIRVVALVGSWTGLSFSLTSYHKALRAMQYSELHEKYISKKDQSTSQDPKKQSFLATAMLTLGYFFWRLCEIGPRVLILALFASEFTYFVLVVAAVHWIIMTLWLVCQKTNFYGEKRRDEVIFNIILGYAMIFCFLNARDGHTRYRAIVYYILFYAENFGMMVMWLYSVDQKGDWLYFTAIGAVGGGCVLHITFQLIYYKTCHPKASEIKFFLHPTQQYNCYQSVCHTLEEEDQNIQLTSVNALCKHQEIA